The DNA sequence AGCTAGATGGGAAGGGTTATACACCTACCTTACTCTTCCCATACTCTAGTCTTATACATGCAAGGTAAACTCCCTATTTTATAAGCATATTCTTTAAATCATTTAAAAAATATTCTGGTCCAATATACCCAACATTTTCATAAATATTTTTCTCTGTATTGGGATCAATATAAAGAATGGAAGGGAAAAAACTTCTCTTAAAAACTACAGGATAAGTATCATCTTTGTCAACAATAAGCGTCACATAGTCTTTTTTTAAGCGTGCTTTGACTTTTTTGTCTGCCAATGTGTGCTTAACCAATTTGTGGCACCATCGACAATGCTCCTTAACAAGAACCATTACCAACATCCTCTTTTTTGCCTTAGCCTTGGCTATTGCCGTAGCATAACTATGCTGTACACCTAACTGTTTAGCAGCTTGTGTTGCATCGGTTGCCAAAAGAAAGGAGCTAAACAGAAAAATCATCAGATACCATCTTGCCACTTTTCAACCTTATTAATATTCTTAATAGAAATTGTAGCCAAAACCCTCTAACCATTTATTAATGTTTGTAGGGTATTTTTTGATATAATGACCGCCATCGAAACACAGGAGAGAAATATTATGAGACTACACTATGTATCAATTGTCGCATTAAGCATTGCACTTTTATTGACAGGATGCTCTAGCAGTCTATGGAAACCTTTTCCTTTTACAAAAGAACAAAGATTTCTTCATGCCATGGTCAAGGTAGCAAAAGACATAAAGAGTAATCCAAAATACCACAAAATGGCACTCCGCACTCCTGCAAAAAAGCTATGGCTCAGAAATCTAATGTATAAACTGTGGGATAAGCAGATTACACGTAAACAGTTTATTGCAAAAGGTGTAGCCAAATATCCAAAACGTAAATATGAATTTACCTATATTGCAGATGCTTATGAGAAAAATAAATTTACATTTCAGAAATGGATAGGATCTTTGATTCCCGCCTCCTTAAAACCTTGAAGCCTTAGCCGACAACTGTCACAGACACCACAAGCCTTATCTTCAGACTGGTAGCAACTCCATGTCGATTCAAGTGGCACATTGAGCTCTAGTGCTTTGGCAACAATCTCTCTTTTTTTCAAGTGGACCAAAGGCATCTTTATTTCAATATGGGTCTTCTCTTTTGTACCTAAATTGATTGCTCTCTCCATCTTCTTTATATAATGCTCTCTGCAGTCAGGATACCCAGAACTATCCTCTTCGACTACACCAATAAAAAGTGTTTCAGCCCCATGTTTCTCGGCTATAGATGCAGCAATAGAAAGAAAAATACCATTTCTAAAAGGTACATAAGTTACAGGTACACCATCCTCTAATCCACCCACAGGTACATCTATGCTTCTATCTGTCAAAGCAGAGGCACCAATTTGTGAGAAAAACGGTAAGTCTATCTCATATCGCCTAGAAGCCTCTACAGCATCTGCAATCTTCCTATAGCACAATAGTTCTTTCGATTCAGTTCTCTGCCCATAGTTAAAATGGAGTGCAATAATCTCATACCCTTCATTGCGTGCAATCATTGCACTAAGTGCACTATCCATACCACCAGATATAATACAAACTGCTTTTTTTATCATATATTAAACCTCCATATCAACACCTAGGATCTTTGCTGCATTTTACCAAGATTTGGGTAAAATGGTGCCCATGTTGATAGATTTAACAAACAAGACAGACTTGCCAGTAGATATTGATTCTCTTGAAAAAATTGTAGAAGATTTGACACAACACAAAGTAGAGTTAATTATTACAGACAATGAAGAGATTAAAGTGCTTAATATGGTACATCGAAACAAGTCTGAGCCAACCGATGTGCTCAGTTTTCCAATCAAGAGCGATGTGCTGCATGTACCACTTGGTTCTATTGTTATCTCTAGAGAGTATGTAGTTAAAAATGCTAACTTTTATGGGCACAGTGAGCAAGAAGAACTTACCTTGCTTTTTATGCATGGGCTGCTTCATCTCATAGGGTATGACCATGAGACAGATGCAGGAGAGATGCGTCACAAAGAGGAGGCATTAATTGATACATGGAAGTTACCCAAAAGTCTTATTGTTCGCAATCAGGAGAAACAACTATGAGTTTTCTTATTTTTGTCACCGCCATGGGTATTCTAATTTGGGGTGCAGATATACTCATCTATCAAAGTGAGAAGATCGCATTACGTTTCAATATTCCTGAGTTTATTATTGGTGCTACCCTCATTGCACTAGGAACATCTCTGCCTGAAATGGCTGCCTCCATTGCTG is a window from the Sulfurovum sp. genome containing:
- a CDS encoding thioredoxin family protein → MARWYLMIFLFSSFLLATDATQAAKQLGVQHSYATAIAKAKAKKRMLVMVLVKEHCRWCHKLVKHTLADKKVKARLKKDYVTLIVDKDDTYPVVFKRSFFPSILYIDPNTEKNIYENVGYIGPEYFLNDLKNMLIK
- the queC gene encoding 7-cyano-7-deazaguanine synthase QueC; the protein is MIKKAVCIISGGMDSALSAMIARNEGYEIIALHFNYGQRTESKELLCYRKIADAVEASRRYEIDLPFFSQIGASALTDRSIDVPVGGLEDGVPVTYVPFRNGIFLSIAASIAEKHGAETLFIGVVEEDSSGYPDCREHYIKKMERAINLGTKEKTHIEIKMPLVHLKKREIVAKALELNVPLESTWSCYQSEDKACGVCDSCRLRLQGFKEAGIKDPIHF
- the ybeY gene encoding rRNA maturation RNase YbeY — translated: MIDLTNKTDLPVDIDSLEKIVEDLTQHKVELIITDNEEIKVLNMVHRNKSEPTDVLSFPIKSDVLHVPLGSIVISREYVVKNANFYGHSEQEELTLLFMHGLLHLIGYDHETDAGEMRHKEEALIDTWKLPKSLIVRNQEKQL